A stretch of the Snodgrassella alvi genome encodes the following:
- a CDS encoding polyamine aminopropyltransferase, with amino-acid sequence MNPALIVSVFVVASCGLAYELIMAALASYLLGDSILQFSSIIGVYMFAMGIGAHLTRYISDRDALSRFIDIEILVGIVGGVSALLLFVLFGFSAAPFRSVLYGLVLIIGIITGMELPLVMRVLNLREVEFKEVVSRVLTFDYLGALAVSLLFPLILAPKLGMARSALLFGILNTAVALLTARLFKQELPRYQRLRMRGNIVLLVLLLFFCYANHITNKAEQHYFGDPVVFSTASPYQRLVITKWHNDTRLFLNGNLQFSSVDEARYHEALVLPVMEQNPQASRILILGGGDGLAAREVLKYPQVSRITLVDLDASMTRVFRTSATLRELNQNSLNHPKLRIINADAAQWLQHNQEKFDVVIIDFPDPSNFSLGKLYSVPMYRMVARHLNPHGNLVVQSTSPYFAPNAFWCIVNTLEAAGLKTLPFHVYVPSFGEWGYVMANQTGEFLIPDHYRVPTRYLDAETTREMFVFPKDMQRRAVEPNHLNTQKLVEYFEADWRAVMR; translated from the coding sequence GTGAATCCTGCTTTGATTGTTTCTGTGTTTGTTGTGGCCAGTTGTGGGCTGGCTTATGAATTGATTATGGCGGCACTGGCCAGCTATTTGCTTGGTGACTCGATACTCCAGTTTTCGTCGATTATCGGTGTGTATATGTTTGCGATGGGCATTGGTGCGCATCTGACTCGTTATATATCCGACCGTGATGCGCTGAGCCGCTTTATTGATATTGAAATTCTGGTGGGAATTGTCGGCGGTGTTTCGGCGCTGCTTTTGTTTGTTTTATTTGGTTTTTCTGCGGCACCTTTTCGTTCGGTGCTATACGGGCTGGTGCTGATTATCGGTATTATTACGGGAATGGAGCTGCCGCTGGTGATGCGGGTGCTGAATCTGCGTGAGGTGGAGTTTAAAGAAGTGGTCAGCCGTGTACTGACTTTTGACTATCTAGGAGCGCTGGCTGTTTCGTTGTTGTTTCCTCTGATTCTAGCTCCAAAGCTGGGCATGGCAAGAAGTGCGCTGTTGTTCGGGATTTTAAATACGGCAGTGGCACTGCTGACAGCGCGGCTGTTTAAGCAGGAACTACCTCGTTACCAGCGTCTACGTATGCGCGGCAATATAGTGCTGTTGGTTTTATTGCTGTTTTTCTGTTACGCCAATCACATTACGAATAAAGCAGAACAACATTATTTTGGTGACCCAGTGGTGTTTAGCACCGCTTCTCCTTATCAGCGGCTGGTGATTACGAAATGGCATAATGATACAAGATTGTTTCTTAATGGTAATTTACAGTTTTCTTCAGTAGATGAGGCACGCTATCACGAAGCACTGGTACTGCCGGTGATGGAGCAGAATCCGCAGGCCTCCCGCATTTTGATACTAGGTGGCGGAGATGGGCTGGCAGCACGGGAGGTGCTGAAATATCCACAGGTAAGCCGGATTACGCTGGTGGATCTGGATGCAAGTATGACGCGTGTTTTCCGTACTTCGGCAACTTTGCGTGAGCTGAATCAGAATTCGCTTAATCACCCGAAACTGCGCATTATTAATGCGGATGCGGCGCAATGGCTGCAACACAATCAGGAAAAATTCGATGTGGTGATTATCGATTTTCCTGACCCTTCCAATTTTTCCCTCGGCAAACTGTATTCGGTACCAATGTACCGTATGGTGGCGCGACATTTAAATCCGCATGGTAATCTGGTGGTGCAGTCTACTTCACCTTACTTTGCACCCAATGCGTTCTGGTGCATTGTCAATACACTGGAAGCTGCCGGACTGAAAACGCTACCTTTTCATGTGTATGTCCCTTCTTTTGGTGAGTGGGGCTATGTGATGGCCAATCAGACTGGTGAGTTTCTGATTCCAGACCATTATCGGGTGCCGACACGCTATCTAGATGCAGAAACGACGCGCGAAATGTTTGTGTTTCCAAAAGATATGCAGCGGCGAGCAGTAGAACCCAATCATCTGAACACGCAGAAGTTAGTGGAATATTTTGAGGCTGACTGGCGCGCGGTGATGCGCTGA
- a CDS encoding DUF350 domain-containing protein, protein MVITLWQYIQYLKYFGVALLLLIVFIIFYIRITPVAELKLIKQGNLACAVSMSGAMIGFCITLISSMLQSVNLISFIIWGAAAMIVQILVYFIATLLIPKANFELANNNIAVGALFFGLSVSIGILNAAALS, encoded by the coding sequence ATGGTAATTACTCTCTGGCAGTACATACAATATTTAAAATATTTTGGCGTTGCCCTGTTGCTACTTATCGTATTTATTATTTTTTATATACGAATAACTCCGGTAGCCGAACTAAAATTGATTAAGCAGGGCAACCTTGCCTGTGCCGTCTCAATGAGCGGCGCCATGATCGGATTCTGCATCACCCTCATTTCCAGCATGTTGCAATCTGTCAATCTCATCAGTTTCATCATCTGGGGCGCGGCAGCTATGATTGTGCAGATTCTGGTGTACTTTATTGCCACATTGCTTATCCCCAAGGCCAATTTCGAACTGGCGAACAACAATATCGCCGTCGGCGCCTTATTTTTCGGGCTGTCAGTGTCTATCGGCATCCTTAATGCAGCTGCACTAAGTTAA
- the gltB gene encoding glutamate synthase large subunit: MSGLYDHTLVKENCGFGLIANIEGEPSHKVVRTAILGLSRMQHRGAILSDGKTGDGCGLLLQMPKKFFQAVAEESGITLAKNFAVGMIFFPRDEALAQEYKAIIEEELTQETLNISLWRTVPTNPKMLGAIALADMPHIEQVFVNAPAGWLPRDLERRLFMTRRRIEKRISHRDFYICSLSNQVMIYKGLCMPKDLPRFYPDLADLRMQSAICLFHQRFSTNTLPRWQLAQPFRYLAHNGEINTISGNRAWARARSYKYHTPLIPDLQTAAPFVNETGSDSSSLDNMLELFVNGGMDLFRAMRLLVPPAWQHNPDMDDDLRAFYDFNSMHMEPWDGPAGIVLSDGRYAACTLDRNGLRPARYVITQDKLITIASEVGIWDYAPDEVVEKGRVGPGELLVIDTREGRLMQSADINTELKTRHPYKEWLDRNVLSLIPFEKLPENETGEAIFSADQLLVYQKLFGYDMEELESVIRVLGENGQEAVGSMGDDTPFAVLSQRPRLLFDYFRQYFAQVTNPPIDPLREKHVMSLNTCIGREMSVFFEAEGMSHRVNFKSPVLLYSDMQQLLQLSAEHYQHHHLQAVYNPNETSLQEALLHLCDEAVAAVRNGAVLLVVSDRNVSRNAMPIPAVLSVGAIQQRLVETNLRCDANIVVETASARNPHHFAVLIGLGATAVYPYLAYESLARMVSIGAITKPLRQVMLNFRNGINKGLYKIISKMGISTISSYRCACLFEAIGFHHEVMQLCFKNMVNRIEGATFAQLEDDLRWFHKRAWQKSRGLEIGGFLKYKPQGEFHAYNPEVVNTLQAAINSGDYARYRHYADAVNKRPPSMLRDLLRLKTEAATPVALEQVEAAENLYKRFDSAAMSIGALSPEAHEALATAMNRLGGYSNSGEGGEDPRRYGTERVSRIKQVASGRFGVTPAYLMSADVIQIKVAQGAKPGEGGQLPGDKVTPYIAQLRFAVPGSTLISPPPHHDIYSIEDLAQLIFDLKQINPRALISVKLVSLPGVGTIATGVAKAYADLITISGYDGGTGASPITSVKYAGSPWELGLAEAQQALVENNLRHKVRLQVDGGLKTGLDIVKAAILGAESFGFGTGPMIALGCRYLRICHLNNCATGVATQDDTLRHEHFHGLPEKAMNYFKFIAQDVREIMAQLGITRLTDLIGRTELLEIVAGITPKQGTLDLSKLLYSPKVPDGSARYCTQTNPPFDTGRLNHTIMQDVGDAVQSGADVDLTYDINNTDRSVGAALAGQIAAIHGNRGRTSQRFDIYLNGTAGQSFGVWLAGSMNLYLTGDANDYVGKGMAGGKIVIRPHGGTAFRPEDTTIIGNTCLYGATGGKLFASGKAGERFAVRNSGATVVVEGIGDNGCEYMTGGVVCVLGKTGINFGAGMTGGFAYVLDVDGGFRQRINSELVEGLDIAALTMHQENLRGLIAEHVENTHSPLGERILAEWDNYVNRFVLVKPKANDVDALLGHKPRTVTELRAVTQ, from the coding sequence ATGTCCGGCTTATACGACCATACTCTGGTAAAAGAAAACTGCGGTTTTGGATTAATCGCCAATATTGAGGGTGAACCCAGCCATAAGGTGGTGCGTACCGCAATATTGGGGCTGTCGCGCATGCAGCATCGCGGCGCGATTTTGTCAGATGGTAAAACTGGTGATGGTTGTGGCCTGCTGCTGCAAATGCCGAAAAAATTCTTTCAGGCTGTGGCTGAGGAAAGCGGCATCACTCTGGCTAAAAATTTCGCCGTCGGCATGATTTTCTTTCCGCGCGATGAGGCGCTGGCACAGGAGTACAAAGCCATTATTGAAGAAGAGCTGACGCAGGAAACGCTGAATATTTCTCTGTGGCGCACGGTGCCCACCAACCCTAAAATGCTTGGCGCCATTGCGTTAGCCGATATGCCACATATTGAGCAGGTGTTTGTGAATGCACCTGCCGGCTGGCTGCCGCGCGATTTGGAGCGGCGGCTGTTTATGACGCGCCGGCGGATTGAGAAACGCATTAGTCACCGAGATTTTTATATTTGCAGCTTGTCTAATCAGGTGATGATATATAAAGGGCTATGCATGCCCAAGGATTTGCCGCGCTTTTATCCTGATCTGGCTGATTTGCGTATGCAAAGTGCAATTTGTCTGTTTCATCAGCGCTTTTCTACCAATACGCTGCCGCGGTGGCAATTGGCGCAGCCTTTTCGCTATTTGGCGCACAATGGGGAAATCAATACCATTTCCGGCAACCGTGCTTGGGCACGAGCACGCTCCTACAAATACCATACGCCTTTGATTCCGGATTTACAGACCGCTGCGCCGTTTGTGAATGAAACTGGCTCGGATTCCAGTTCTCTGGATAATATGCTGGAGCTGTTTGTGAATGGTGGTATGGATTTGTTTCGTGCTATGCGTTTGCTGGTACCACCGGCATGGCAGCACAATCCAGATATGGATGACGATTTACGCGCATTTTACGATTTCAATTCTATGCATATGGAGCCATGGGACGGGCCGGCAGGAATTGTGCTCAGTGATGGGCGCTATGCAGCCTGTACGCTCGACCGCAATGGTCTGCGGCCAGCGCGCTATGTGATTACGCAAGATAAGCTGATTACTATTGCCTCCGAAGTAGGTATCTGGGATTACGCTCCCGATGAGGTGGTTGAAAAAGGCCGTGTCGGCCCCGGTGAGCTGCTGGTGATTGATACGCGTGAAGGACGGTTGATGCAGTCGGCAGACATTAATACCGAGCTGAAAACGCGCCATCCGTATAAAGAATGGCTAGACAGAAATGTTTTATCGCTAATTCCATTTGAAAAACTGCCGGAAAATGAAACCGGAGAAGCCATTTTTTCAGCAGACCAGCTGTTGGTTTACCAAAAACTATTTGGCTATGACATGGAAGAGCTGGAAAGTGTGATTCGTGTGTTGGGCGAGAATGGACAGGAAGCAGTAGGTTCGATGGGAGACGATACGCCGTTTGCAGTACTTTCGCAGCGACCACGCCTGCTGTTTGATTATTTCCGCCAATACTTTGCTCAGGTAACCAATCCGCCAATAGACCCTTTACGCGAAAAGCATGTGATGAGCCTGAATACTTGTATCGGGCGTGAGATGAGCGTGTTCTTTGAGGCTGAAGGCATGTCGCATCGGGTGAATTTTAAATCACCAGTATTGCTTTACTCCGATATGCAGCAGTTGCTTCAGCTTTCTGCCGAACACTATCAGCATCATCACCTGCAGGCGGTGTACAACCCAAATGAAACCAGCTTGCAGGAAGCTTTGCTGCATTTGTGTGATGAGGCAGTTGCCGCGGTCAGAAATGGGGCAGTTCTGCTGGTGGTATCTGATCGCAATGTCAGCCGTAATGCTATGCCGATTCCGGCTGTGCTCAGTGTGGGCGCGATTCAGCAGCGGCTGGTAGAAACCAATTTGCGATGCGATGCCAATATTGTGGTTGAAACCGCATCTGCACGAAATCCGCACCATTTTGCCGTACTGATTGGTCTAGGTGCTACAGCGGTGTATCCGTATCTGGCGTATGAAAGTCTGGCCAGAATGGTAAGTATTGGTGCGATTACTAAACCTTTACGGCAGGTGATGCTCAATTTCCGTAATGGTATCAATAAGGGGCTGTATAAAATCATTTCCAAAATGGGTATCTCTACCATTTCGTCTTATCGCTGTGCCTGTCTTTTCGAAGCCATTGGTTTTCATCATGAAGTCATGCAGTTGTGTTTCAAAAATATGGTAAACCGTATTGAAGGGGCTACATTTGCACAGCTAGAAGATGATCTGCGCTGGTTCCACAAACGTGCATGGCAGAAAAGCCGTGGTCTGGAAATTGGCGGTTTTCTGAAATATAAGCCGCAGGGTGAATTCCATGCCTACAATCCAGAAGTGGTGAATACCTTACAGGCTGCCATCAACAGCGGTGACTATGCCCGCTACCGCCACTATGCGGATGCTGTGAATAAACGCCCTCCCTCCATGCTGCGGGATTTGCTACGGCTTAAAACGGAAGCAGCCACACCAGTGGCACTTGAACAGGTAGAAGCAGCAGAAAATTTATATAAACGATTCGATAGCGCGGCTATGTCGATTGGTGCATTAAGCCCAGAGGCACATGAGGCACTGGCCACGGCGATGAATCGTCTGGGCGGCTATTCCAACTCTGGCGAGGGTGGCGAAGACCCACGTCGCTACGGCACCGAACGCGTTTCACGGATTAAGCAAGTGGCTTCGGGACGTTTTGGCGTCACACCGGCCTACCTGATGAGTGCCGATGTGATTCAGATAAAAGTAGCGCAAGGTGCCAAACCGGGTGAGGGTGGACAGCTTCCCGGAGATAAGGTCACACCATACATCGCGCAATTGCGCTTCGCTGTGCCCGGTTCCACCTTGATTTCACCACCCCCGCACCATGATATTTATTCCATCGAAGATTTAGCACAGCTGATTTTCGATTTAAAACAGATTAATCCGCGTGCGCTGATTTCGGTAAAACTGGTGTCTTTACCAGGCGTGGGTACCATCGCTACCGGCGTAGCCAAAGCTTATGCAGATTTAATTACTATATCCGGCTATGACGGCGGCACTGGCGCCAGCCCGATAACCAGTGTGAAATACGCTGGTAGTCCTTGGGAGCTGGGACTGGCAGAAGCCCAGCAGGCGCTGGTAGAAAACAATTTGCGCCACAAAGTGCGGTTACAGGTTGATGGCGGCTTGAAAACCGGTCTAGACATCGTTAAAGCGGCTATTCTGGGAGCGGAAAGCTTTGGCTTCGGCACTGGGCCGATGATTGCGCTGGGCTGCCGCTATCTGCGTATCTGTCACCTGAATAACTGTGCCACCGGCGTGGCTACGCAGGATGACACTCTGCGCCACGAACATTTCCACGGTCTGCCTGAAAAAGCAATGAATTATTTTAAATTCATTGCACAGGATGTGCGTGAAATCATGGCACAGCTCGGCATCACCCGCCTGACTGATTTAATCGGCCGCACGGAACTACTGGAAATCGTTGCTGGCATCACCCCGAAACAGGGTACGCTGGATTTAAGCAAGTTACTGTATTCACCCAAGGTACCGGATGGCAGTGCTCGCTACTGTACGCAAACCAATCCGCCATTCGATACTGGTCGCCTCAATCACACCATCATGCAGGACGTTGGCGATGCCGTACAGAGCGGTGCCGATGTGGATCTGACCTATGATATCAATAATACCGACCGCTCCGTAGGCGCTGCCTTAGCTGGACAGATTGCTGCTATTCATGGAAATCGTGGCCGTACTTCACAACGCTTTGATATCTATCTAAATGGTACTGCCGGACAGAGTTTTGGTGTTTGGCTGGCTGGTAGCATGAATCTGTATCTAACTGGTGATGCCAACGATTATGTCGGTAAAGGTATGGCCGGCGGCAAAATTGTGATTAGGCCGCATGGCGGCACTGCTTTCCGGCCAGAAGACACCACCATTATCGGCAATACCTGCCTTTATGGTGCTACTGGTGGCAAATTGTTTGCTTCTGGCAAGGCAGGTGAGCGCTTTGCGGTGCGTAATTCTGGTGCCACAGTCGTGGTGGAAGGTATTGGCGACAACGGCTGTGAATACATGACCGGCGGAGTAGTGTGTGTATTAGGCAAAACCGGTATCAATTTCGGTGCCGGTATGACTGGTGGCTTTGCCTATGTGCTGGATGTGGATGGCGGCTTCAGACAGCGTATTAATTCTGAGCTGGTTGAAGGTTTAGACATCGCTGCACTTACCATGCATCAGGAAAATCTACGCGGCCTCATCGCCGAGCATGTGGAAAATACTCACAGCCCGCTGGGGGAACGCATTCTGGCTGAGTGGGACAACTATGTGAACCGCTTTGTGCTGGTGAAACCAAAAGCCAATGATGTCGATGCGCTGCTGGGGCACAAACCGCGTACCGTCACTGAATTGCGCGCTGTTACCCAGTAA
- a CDS encoding FAD-dependent oxidoreductase yields the protein MKISRRRFLSNVLGASMVGLSSYEAWRYFVPGQPPISVDFPGKTVGHAIRDAQRQPPANIPTRHVNTVIVGSGAAGLSAAWQLSRQGMHDYILLDGAERNGNNRGEHQFGVDYPTGAHYLPLPSPESEHIRELLGDLQLYQHGVYDERSLLQVPNERLFYQQHWQNELLPQRDADSQRFFRFIHQLSSQRGVDGKRIFTIPLDLASNDNEWRRLERITFANWLEQQGYHSPTLLWYLDYCCRDDYGQGIGQICAWAGLHYFCARGTEQNEHGTVLTWPHGLHELSQRIRAFCRLQAMENIPETDQPLTQPRSLRAYAVSIEEEAQGVRLLICTAQQQYFWLQARHAICAMPLYIAAHVVQNIQRYGFQPQTHMPQYAPWIVANFLLRGMPPEKSGSALAWDNILYQGDGLGYVVATHQQIRQGPPPFTSFTAYTALNHDSPTNIRHWMLSASPEEIYQCAAKELEEIYGIVLRKRMVQARISLRGHAMAVPQPGYLTNAGLMALRSYQGRLQFAHSDLSGYSIFEEACYWGKRAAEQILAQQ from the coding sequence ATGAAAATCAGTCGCCGCCGGTTTCTCAGCAATGTGTTGGGCGCCAGTATGGTGGGTTTGAGCAGCTATGAGGCGTGGCGCTATTTTGTACCAGGGCAGCCACCAATCAGTGTGGATTTCCCCGGTAAGACTGTGGGGCATGCTATTCGTGATGCGCAACGACAACCTCCAGCTAATATTCCAACACGCCATGTGAATACGGTGATTGTCGGCAGTGGTGCGGCGGGGCTGTCTGCTGCCTGGCAGTTATCGAGACAGGGCATGCACGATTATATTTTACTTGATGGTGCTGAACGCAATGGCAATAATCGCGGTGAACACCAGTTTGGTGTGGATTACCCCACCGGTGCGCATTATCTGCCCCTACCCTCACCGGAATCGGAACACATCCGAGAATTACTCGGCGATTTACAACTGTATCAGCATGGTGTGTATGATGAGCGCTCACTGCTACAGGTGCCCAATGAGCGTTTATTCTATCAACAACACTGGCAGAATGAATTGCTGCCTCAGCGTGATGCTGATAGTCAGCGTTTTTTCCGTTTTATTCATCAGCTCAGCAGCCAGCGCGGTGTGGATGGCAAGCGTATATTTACCATTCCGCTGGATTTGGCCAGTAACGACAACGAATGGCGCCGTCTGGAACGGATAACTTTTGCCAATTGGCTGGAACAGCAAGGTTATCACTCGCCTACTCTGCTGTGGTATCTGGACTATTGCTGTCGTGATGATTATGGGCAAGGCATCGGCCAAATCTGTGCGTGGGCCGGACTGCACTATTTCTGCGCCCGTGGCACAGAGCAGAATGAACACGGTACAGTGCTGACCTGGCCGCACGGTTTACATGAGCTGTCGCAGCGGATACGCGCATTTTGCCGTCTGCAAGCTATGGAAAACATTCCTGAAACCGATCAGCCATTGACTCAGCCGCGCAGTCTCCGTGCTTATGCAGTTTCGATTGAAGAAGAGGCTCAGGGAGTACGTCTGTTAATCTGTACCGCACAACAGCAATATTTCTGGCTACAGGCACGGCATGCAATCTGTGCCATGCCACTGTATATCGCAGCTCACGTGGTGCAGAATATTCAGCGATATGGTTTTCAGCCACAGACCCATATGCCTCAGTATGCCCCTTGGATTGTGGCTAATTTTTTACTGCGCGGCATGCCTCCAGAAAAAAGTGGCAGCGCGCTGGCATGGGACAACATTTTGTATCAAGGTGATGGGCTAGGCTATGTGGTGGCCACACACCAGCAAATTCGGCAAGGGCCGCCACCCTTTACATCTTTCACTGCCTATACAGCATTGAATCATGATTCGCCGACCAACATACGTCACTGGATGCTATCGGCCTCACCTGAAGAAATATACCAATGTGCGGCTAAAGAATTGGAAGAGATTTATGGCATTGTGTTGCGAAAGCGTATGGTACAGGCGCGTATCAGTCTACGCGGCCATGCCATGGCCGTACCACAGCCCGGTTATCTCACCAATGCGGGCTTAATGGCGTTGCGCTCTTATCAGGGTCGTTTACAGTTTGCCCATAGTGATTTATCCGGCTATTCGATTTTTGAGGAAGCCTGCTATTGGGGTAAACGTGCCGCTGAGCAGATTCTGGCACAACAGTAA
- a CDS encoding FAD-dependent oxidoreductase, with translation MSQRENVYQFIDVPRVDPPKEPLSVRQQEFAEIYQPFTTAQAIAQADRCLACGNPYCQNKCPLHNNIPNWLRLANEGRIIEAAELAHTTNSLPEVCGRVCPQDRLCEGDCTLNAEFGAVTIGAIEKYITEQAFAQGWHPDIATVEKVGKKVAVVGAGPAGLGCADVLIRNGVDVTVYERASEIGGLLTFGIPAFKLEKEVMMRRRHVLTDMGIEFKLGVNVGTDISLQELEQQYDAVFLGVGTYQGLRAGIENEESSGVYLALPYLIGNTEHLLNIDSKDYVCMEGKRVVVLGGGDTAMDCVRTALRQQAKEVICAYRRDAANMPGSRKEFNNAREEGVQFKFNVQPQTVVTNEAGTVTGIQVVRTSMGVPDERGRRRAEIIAGSEEIITCDAIIVAFGFAPHSMPWLGEVGVTVDERGRIQTSGEYKQQTANPKIFAGGDITRGSDLVVTAIAEGRDAAQSIMDYFEI, from the coding sequence ATGAGTCAACGCGAAAATGTTTATCAGTTTATTGATGTACCGCGTGTCGATCCACCGAAAGAACCGCTGAGCGTACGCCAGCAGGAGTTTGCGGAAATTTATCAGCCCTTTACCACAGCACAGGCAATTGCTCAGGCAGACCGCTGTCTGGCCTGTGGTAATCCGTACTGCCAGAATAAATGCCCGTTGCACAACAACATTCCCAATTGGCTGCGACTGGCGAATGAAGGGCGAATTATCGAAGCAGCCGAGTTAGCACACACCACCAACAGCCTTCCTGAAGTCTGCGGCCGCGTATGCCCGCAGGATCGTCTGTGTGAAGGCGATTGTACCTTGAATGCGGAATTCGGCGCCGTTACCATCGGAGCCATCGAAAAATACATTACCGAACAGGCATTTGCGCAAGGTTGGCATCCAGATATTGCCACCGTGGAAAAAGTGGGTAAAAAAGTAGCGGTGGTTGGAGCCGGACCCGCTGGCCTCGGCTGTGCCGATGTTCTCATCCGCAATGGTGTAGACGTGACCGTATACGAACGGGCATCCGAAATCGGCGGCCTGCTCACCTTTGGTATACCGGCGTTCAAATTGGAAAAAGAAGTCATGATGCGGCGGCGGCACGTACTCACTGATATGGGCATAGAATTCAAACTGGGTGTCAATGTCGGTACCGACATTAGCTTGCAAGAGCTTGAGCAGCAATATGATGCAGTGTTTCTAGGCGTGGGGACCTATCAGGGACTACGTGCCGGTATCGAAAATGAAGAGTCCAGCGGTGTTTATCTGGCTTTGCCCTATCTGATTGGCAATACGGAACATCTGCTAAACATCGATAGCAAAGATTATGTATGCATGGAAGGTAAGCGTGTCGTGGTGCTTGGTGGCGGCGATACTGCCATGGATTGTGTACGCACCGCGCTGCGGCAGCAGGCCAAAGAAGTAATCTGTGCTTACCGCCGCGATGCTGCCAATATGCCCGGCTCCAGAAAAGAATTCAACAATGCGCGGGAAGAAGGCGTGCAGTTTAAATTCAATGTGCAGCCTCAGACTGTGGTGACAAACGAAGCAGGCACAGTAACCGGCATTCAGGTTGTCCGCACCAGCATGGGTGTACCAGACGAACGCGGCCGGCGCCGTGCCGAAATCATAGCCGGTAGTGAAGAAATCATTACCTGTGATGCCATAATTGTAGCCTTTGGTTTTGCACCGCACAGCATGCCGTGGTTAGGTGAAGTTGGTGTCACCGTGGACGAGCGCGGCCGTATTCAGACTAGTGGTGAATACAAACAGCAAACCGCCAATCCAAAAATCTTTGCTGGCGGCGACATCACCCGTGGTTCGGATTTGGTGGTTACCGCCATAGCAGAAGGGCGTGATGCTGCACAAAGTATTATGGATTACTTCGAAATCTAG
- the lipA gene encoding lipoyl synthase, whose translation MNQDNSQGVKHKGAEKTARIPIKVVPLEQKLKKPEWIRARLPSSQKFFEIKSIVREQKLHTVCEEASCPNIGECFSKGTATFMIMGDICTRRCPFCDVGHGRPNPLDEQEPSHLAASVKAMNLRYVVITSVDRDDLRDGGAQHFADCITAIREASPHTQIEVLVPDFRGRLDIALEILAQTPPDVLNHNLETAPRLYKQARPGADYLHSLKLLKQYKVLRPEVATKSGLMVGLGESDEEILQVMQDLRDHDVEMITIGQYLQPSNSHLPVLRYVTPQQFKAFEKRAYEMGFKHGAIGAMVRSSYHADVQAEHAGVVNE comes from the coding sequence ATGAATCAAGATAACAGCCAAGGGGTAAAACACAAGGGTGCAGAAAAAACGGCACGTATTCCGATTAAAGTGGTTCCTCTGGAACAAAAGCTGAAAAAACCGGAATGGATTCGGGCACGTTTACCGAGCAGTCAGAAGTTTTTTGAAATTAAAAGTATCGTGCGCGAACAGAAGTTGCATACGGTATGTGAGGAAGCCAGTTGTCCAAATATCGGTGAATGTTTTAGCAAGGGTACGGCTACTTTCATGATTATGGGTGATATCTGTACTCGTCGTTGTCCGTTTTGCGATGTTGGCCATGGCCGTCCTAATCCGCTGGATGAGCAGGAACCAAGCCATCTGGCTGCTTCGGTAAAAGCGATGAATTTGCGCTATGTGGTGATTACGTCTGTTGACCGTGATGATCTGCGTGATGGTGGTGCGCAGCATTTTGCTGACTGCATTACTGCTATCCGTGAAGCCAGCCCGCATACTCAGATTGAGGTGCTGGTGCCGGATTTCCGTGGACGCCTAGATATTGCACTGGAAATTCTGGCGCAGACTCCGCCGGATGTGCTGAATCATAATCTGGAAACGGCACCGCGGCTGTATAAACAGGCGCGTCCTGGTGCAGATTATCTGCATTCACTGAAATTGCTGAAGCAATATAAGGTGCTACGTCCTGAAGTAGCCACCAAGTCTGGATTGATGGTTGGTCTGGGTGAAAGTGATGAAGAAATTCTGCAAGTGATGCAGGATTTACGCGACCATGATGTAGAAATGATTACCATAGGCCAGTATTTGCAACCCAGCAACAGCCATTTGCCAGTGTTGCGCTATGTGACACCGCAGCAGTTTAAGGCTTTTGAAAAACGTGCTTATGAGATGGGATTTAAGCATGGTGCTATTGGGGCGATGGTTCGCTCGAGTTATCATGCAGATGTGCAGGCTGAGCACGCAGGTGTGGTAAACGAATAA